Proteins co-encoded in one Dyella japonica A8 genomic window:
- the gph gene encoding phosphoglycolate phosphatase (PGP is an essential enzyme in the glycolate salvage pathway in higher organisms (photorespiration in plants). Phosphoglycolate results from the oxidase activity of RubisCO in the Calvin cycle when concentrations of carbon dioxide are low relative to oxygen. This enzyme is a member of the Haloacid Dehalogenase (HAD) superfamily of aspartate-nucleophile hydrolase enzymes (PF00702).) — protein MKSFPQNVQGVLFDLDGTLLDSAPDLYAALKTQCEEMQVAVPSYAMVREVVSRGSRAILRCAFPDLDDEALMEYVPRYLELYQAVMAEHTRPFDGIDELLSSLEAQGIAWGVVTNKPGFLTDELLVRIGWMSRAVAVVSGDTLPVKKPDPAPVLLACERAGLDPSRCLFVGDDRRDVMAGAAAGMYTVAVRWGYLDGGDPHQWGADLVVDHPADLTSRLKVAA, from the coding sequence ATGAAGTCCTTTCCACAGAACGTCCAGGGCGTGCTGTTCGATCTTGACGGCACCTTGCTCGACAGTGCCCCCGATCTCTACGCCGCGTTGAAAACGCAGTGCGAGGAAATGCAGGTAGCGGTGCCGTCGTATGCGATGGTGCGCGAGGTGGTGTCGCGCGGTTCACGGGCCATCCTGCGTTGCGCTTTTCCCGATCTCGATGACGAGGCGCTGATGGAATACGTGCCGCGCTATCTGGAGCTTTACCAGGCCGTCATGGCCGAGCACACGCGCCCCTTCGATGGCATTGACGAGCTGCTTTCGTCGCTCGAAGCGCAGGGCATCGCCTGGGGCGTGGTCACCAACAAGCCCGGCTTTCTCACCGACGAACTGCTGGTGCGCATCGGCTGGATGTCACGTGCCGTCGCCGTCGTGTCGGGCGATACCCTGCCGGTGAAGAAGCCCGATCCGGCGCCGGTGTTGCTGGCGTGCGAGCGCGCCGGCCTCGATCCGTCGCGTTGCCTGTTCGTGGGTGACGACCGTCGTGACGTGATGGCCGGTGCGGCCGCCGGCATGTACACCGTCGCCGTGCGTTGGGGTTACCTCGATGGCGGCGATCCGCACCAGTGGGGCGCGGACCTGGTGGTGGATCACCCGGCCGATCTCACCAGCCGCCTGAAGGTGGCGGCATGA
- a CDS encoding squalene/phytoene synthase family protein has product MSGTALQSYIDKWLAVQPQQRIALAFVDQNAYPGHIALAALEQELLGAAYGIREPHVAATKLNWWAEELSGAAASGGRHPLTQVLFDDDRAHAIPAEHWVAPVLAAMGQLEEGTAADFPAQLAAGSLLHGAIADLETTWWFGDKASSERATRVATLSHLLYSLLRLEEDADRDRLALPMSRLAKFGVSRNALREASAARNDAIRAQLDDLHQAWREADKLPGPLSAFRGLESRLGKALVAKARKAADPLDVLRKGQGRQGPGVAWQAWQAARAWRSKLD; this is encoded by the coding sequence ATGAGCGGCACGGCGCTGCAGAGCTATATCGACAAGTGGCTGGCCGTGCAGCCGCAGCAGCGCATCGCCCTGGCGTTCGTTGACCAGAACGCCTATCCCGGCCATATCGCGCTGGCAGCGCTTGAGCAGGAACTGCTCGGCGCGGCCTACGGCATCCGCGAGCCGCACGTGGCGGCCACCAAGCTCAACTGGTGGGCGGAAGAGTTGTCCGGCGCGGCGGCCAGTGGCGGTCGCCACCCGCTGACGCAGGTCCTGTTTGACGACGATCGCGCCCATGCGATCCCGGCCGAGCACTGGGTCGCCCCGGTGCTGGCCGCCATGGGGCAGCTGGAAGAGGGCACGGCGGCCGACTTCCCGGCTCAACTCGCCGCCGGTTCGCTGCTGCATGGCGCCATCGCCGACCTGGAAACCACCTGGTGGTTTGGCGACAAGGCATCCAGCGAGCGCGCGACGCGCGTGGCGACCTTGTCTCACCTGTTGTATTCGCTGCTGCGACTGGAAGAAGACGCCGACCGCGACCGGCTGGCGCTGCCGATGTCGCGCCTGGCCAAGTTCGGGGTGAGCCGCAATGCATTACGCGAGGCGAGCGCCGCACGTAACGACGCCATCCGCGCCCAGCTGGACGACCTGCATCAGGCCTGGCGCGAGGCCGACAAACTGCCGGGGCCGTTGAGCGCCTTCCGTGGGCTGGAATCCCGGTTGGGCAAGGCCTTGGTGGCCAAGGCGCGCAAGGCTGCGGACCCGCTCGACGTGCTGCGCAAGGGGCAGGGGCGGCAGGGGCCTGGCGTGGCCTGGCAGGCCTGGCAGGCTGCCCGCGCTTGGCGCAGCAAGCTTGATTGA
- the folE2 gene encoding GTP cyclohydrolase FolE2, translating to MYTEENTARLLPDVAVHAQPHLVGELDWVGMDGIEVPVRFDAGDGDVQRASARVGAFVNLRRPDKRGIHMSRLYLQVEQALSTQTLSTATLRDLLRGFLDSHKDLSDRACLSIRFEHLVRRPALRSANSGWRSYPVTIEASMIGEELLLEFGTEIVYSSTCPASAALSRQLIQDQFAKDFDAGKAVEHAAVLAWLGSEKGIVATPHAQRSVARLRVRPAEGAAFNLIDLIDVTEQALGTPVQTAVKREDEQAFALANGGNLMFCEDAARRIQKALDADKALSDFHIRVEHQESLHPHDAVAYASKGVEGGYAGKGCA from the coding sequence ATGTACACCGAGGAAAACACCGCCCGCCTGCTTCCTGACGTGGCAGTCCATGCCCAGCCGCACCTGGTTGGCGAACTGGATTGGGTCGGCATGGACGGCATCGAAGTGCCCGTCCGTTTCGACGCCGGCGATGGCGACGTGCAGCGTGCCAGTGCGCGCGTCGGCGCCTTCGTCAACCTGCGCCGTCCCGACAAGCGCGGCATCCACATGTCGCGCCTGTACCTGCAGGTGGAGCAGGCGCTGAGTACGCAGACCTTGAGCACGGCAACCTTGCGCGACCTGCTGCGCGGTTTCCTGGACTCGCACAAGGATCTCTCCGATCGCGCCTGCCTCAGCATCCGCTTTGAGCACCTGGTGCGCCGTCCCGCGCTGCGCAGCGCCAACAGCGGCTGGCGCTCGTACCCGGTGACCATCGAAGCGAGCATGATCGGCGAGGAGCTGCTGTTGGAGTTCGGCACGGAGATCGTCTATTCCTCCACCTGTCCCGCCTCCGCCGCGCTGTCGCGCCAGCTGATCCAGGACCAGTTCGCGAAGGACTTCGATGCTGGCAAAGCGGTCGAGCACGCTGCCGTGCTGGCCTGGCTGGGCAGCGAGAAGGGCATTGTGGCCACGCCGCATGCACAGCGCAGTGTCGCTCGTCTGCGCGTGCGTCCGGCGGAAGGCGCGGCGTTCAACCTCATCGACCTAATCGACGTCACCGAGCAGGCGCTGGGTACGCCGGTGCAGACTGCGGTGAAGCGCGAGGACGAACAGGCATTCGCGCTCGCCAATGGCGGCAACCTGATGTTCTGCGAGGATGCGGCCCGCCGCATCCAGAAGGCCCTGGACGCCGATAAGGCACTGAGCGATTTCCACATCCGCGTGGAGCACCAGGAAAGCCTGCACCCGCACGATGCCGTCGCGTACGCCAGCAAGGGCGTCGAGGGCGGCTACGCAGGCAAGGGCTGCGCCTGA
- a CDS encoding YbaY family lipoprotein codes for MSFRLPLLAVATVFALSACSMFHHHKEEAPQPPVAAAAPVHQALMKTLVGDVRYDLPQAVPADAVLIVTLADVSRQDVAARTIAEERIQPVGASPVDFMLSYDPAELRDGVDFAIGVRLQQGDKLLAINDTRTSVLGRSGENGPVSITLKAVP; via the coding sequence ATGTCGTTCCGTCTTCCCTTGCTGGCCGTCGCCACCGTGTTCGCGTTGTCCGCGTGCTCGATGTTCCACCACCACAAGGAAGAAGCTCCCCAGCCGCCGGTCGCAGCCGCCGCACCCGTGCACCAGGCCCTGATGAAGACGTTGGTGGGCGACGTGCGCTATGACCTGCCGCAGGCGGTGCCGGCCGATGCCGTGCTGATCGTGACGCTGGCGGACGTGAGCCGCCAGGATGTGGCCGCGCGCACCATCGCGGAAGAACGCATCCAGCCGGTGGGCGCCTCGCCGGTGGATTTCATGCTGAGCTACGACCCGGCCGAACTGCGCGACGGCGTGGATTTCGCCATTGGCGTGCGTTTGCAGCAGGGCGACAAGCTGCTTGCCATCAACGACACGCGCACCAGCGTGCTGGGCCGTTCCGGCGAGAACGGCCCGGTGAGCATCACCCTCAAGGCCGTGCCGTAA
- a CDS encoding M23 family metallopeptidase produces MTFTRRAGLWLALGMAALPAMAADLPPSMSQGGLVTATVPAGATATVNGKPVRVGSDGMLVFGASRDEQGPITVVLTLPDGRRETTRVAVTPRAWPMERVNGVPPKTVNPPPDIATRIQREQAEVAAARKRDDDREGFAQGFIWPVVGRISGRFGSQRVFNGTPKSPHPGMDIAVPQGTPVKAPADGVITFAKPDLYLTGGTVLIDHGFGLSSNFLHLSRIDVTVGQAVHQGEVIGAAGMTGRATGPHVHWGFNWFEVRLDPMLLPGIVGTSPH; encoded by the coding sequence ATGACGTTCACGCGGAGGGCGGGCCTTTGGCTCGCCCTCGGCATGGCCGCCCTGCCCGCCATGGCGGCCGACCTGCCACCAAGCATGTCCCAAGGTGGGCTGGTAACGGCGACGGTGCCGGCAGGCGCCACCGCCACGGTGAACGGCAAACCGGTCCGCGTTGGTTCGGACGGCATGCTGGTGTTCGGCGCCAGCCGCGATGAGCAGGGGCCGATCACGGTCGTACTCACCCTGCCTGACGGACGCCGCGAAACCACGCGCGTCGCCGTGACACCGCGCGCATGGCCGATGGAACGCGTCAACGGCGTGCCGCCCAAGACGGTGAACCCGCCACCCGATATCGCCACGCGCATCCAGCGCGAACAGGCCGAGGTCGCCGCCGCGCGCAAGCGCGACGACGATCGCGAGGGTTTCGCGCAGGGCTTTATCTGGCCCGTGGTGGGGCGCATCAGCGGACGCTTCGGCAGCCAGCGCGTCTTCAACGGCACGCCCAAATCACCGCACCCGGGCATGGATATCGCCGTGCCCCAAGGCACGCCGGTGAAGGCGCCCGCCGACGGCGTGATCACGTTTGCCAAGCCCGACCTCTACCTCACCGGCGGCACCGTGCTCATCGACCACGGCTTCGGGCTGAGTTCGAACTTCCTGCACCTGTCACGGATCGACGTGACGGTTGGGCAGGCCGTGCATCAAGGCGAGGTGATCGGCGCGGCGGGCATGACCGGTCGCGCCACCGGGCCGCATGTGCACTGGGGCTTCAACTGGTTCGAGGTGCGACTGGATCCGATGCTGCTGCCCGGCATCGTAGGCACCAGCCCGCATTGA
- a CDS encoding dihydroorotase, giving the protein MSTDWLIKNAELVNEGRRFHADLRVKNGRIDAIAGDLNARPGEQVVDASGLWLFPGMIDDQVHFREPGLTQKADIAHESRACAAGGITSYMEMPNTKPPALDRETLEAKYARAAEVSAVNYAFYMGASNDNLEAIRRLDPLAAPGIKVFMGASTGNMLVDNPDVLNGIFRDAPTPIITHCEDTPMIDVNLAKAHEKYGDAIPPREHPLIRSREACIKSTRLAIELAKRHNSRLHVLHISTADELALFEPGPVKGKRITAETCVHFLHFDDRDYERLGFLIKCNPAIKTAADREAIIKALAEGRLDVLATDHAPHLLEEKGQLYDKAPGGLPLVQFALQAALQRVFEGQLTLERVVEAVTHAPATLFDVKERGFLREGYAADLVLVDPNKPHTVRREEVLSKCAWSPFEGYTFNSSIAATFVNGQRVWDGQNVDQGVRGQRLAFAR; this is encoded by the coding sequence ATGTCCACTGACTGGCTGATCAAGAACGCCGAACTGGTCAACGAAGGCCGCCGCTTCCACGCCGACCTGCGCGTGAAGAACGGGCGCATCGATGCCATCGCCGGCGACCTGAACGCCCGCCCCGGCGAGCAGGTGGTGGATGCCAGCGGCCTGTGGCTGTTCCCCGGCATGATCGACGACCAGGTGCATTTCCGTGAACCCGGCCTGACGCAGAAGGCCGATATCGCCCACGAATCGCGCGCCTGCGCCGCCGGCGGCATCACCAGCTACATGGAGATGCCCAACACCAAGCCGCCCGCGCTGGACCGCGAGACGCTGGAGGCCAAGTACGCCCGCGCGGCGGAGGTCTCCGCCGTCAACTACGCGTTCTATATGGGCGCCAGCAACGACAACCTGGAGGCCATTCGCCGCCTCGATCCGCTCGCCGCCCCCGGCATCAAGGTGTTCATGGGCGCGTCCACCGGCAACATGCTGGTGGACAACCCGGACGTGCTGAACGGCATTTTCCGCGACGCCCCCACGCCCATCATCACGCACTGCGAAGACACGCCGATGATCGACGTGAATCTCGCCAAGGCGCACGAGAAATACGGCGACGCCATCCCGCCCCGCGAACATCCGCTGATCCGCTCGCGCGAGGCCTGCATCAAGTCCACCCGCCTGGCCATCGAACTGGCCAAGCGCCACAACAGCCGCCTTCACGTGCTGCACATCTCCACCGCGGACGAGCTGGCGCTGTTCGAGCCGGGCCCGGTCAAGGGCAAGCGCATCACCGCGGAAACCTGCGTGCATTTCCTGCACTTCGACGACCGCGACTACGAACGCCTGGGCTTCCTGATCAAGTGCAACCCGGCGATCAAGACGGCCGCCGACCGCGAGGCCATCATCAAGGCGCTGGCCGAAGGCCGCCTGGACGTGCTCGCCACCGACCACGCGCCGCATCTCCTCGAAGAGAAGGGCCAGCTGTACGACAAGGCGCCCGGTGGTCTGCCGCTGGTGCAGTTCGCCCTGCAGGCCGCCCTGCAGCGCGTGTTCGAAGGCCAACTGACGCTGGAGCGCGTGGTGGAAGCCGTGACGCATGCGCCGGCCACGCTGTTCGACGTGAAGGAACGCGGCTTCCTGCGTGAAGGCTACGCCGCCGATCTGGTACTGGTGGACCCCAACAAGCCGCACACCGTGCGTCGCGAGGAAGTGCTGTCCAAGTGCGCCTGGTCGCCGTTCGAGGGATACACCTTCAACAGCTCCATCGCGGCCACCTTCGTCAACGGCCAGCGCGTGTGGGACGGCCAGAACGTGGATCAGGGCGTGCGCGGCCAGCGCCTGGCCTTCGCCCGATGA
- the yidD gene encoding membrane protein insertion efficiency factor YidD, giving the protein MTRLILLLLGFYKRWLSPLLGQRCRFHPSCSDYARIAIVRFGPVKGGALAGWRLLRCQPLCEGGHDPVPEHFTFRRCTPGEPHVH; this is encoded by the coding sequence GTGACCCGACTGATACTTCTACTGCTCGGCTTCTACAAGCGCTGGCTAAGCCCCCTGCTGGGTCAGCGCTGCCGCTTCCATCCCAGCTGCTCCGATTATGCACGGATTGCCATTGTGCGCTTCGGACCGGTCAAGGGTGGCGCACTCGCCGGCTGGCGCCTGCTGCGCTGCCAGCCGCTGTGCGAGGGTGGCCACGACCCCGTCCCCGAACACTTCACTTTCCGCCGCTGCACCCCAGGAGAACCCCATGTCCACTGA
- the dksA gene encoding RNA polymerase-binding protein DksA, which translates to MAKTTRSATATKPQKGKPAGKVKDVKAAKKAAAGRSAAPAKAAAAKKPAAKKAPVKKVAAAKKPAAKKVVAKAPAKSVAKKAAPKPVAKKAVPAKKPVVAKKIEKPVAKKVAAPAKKQPPKSVTKPVKPAPAPVKAETKAAPAKAASAAPAKQPAAARQAAPAPVKAAPVSPAAPAKPAASPLMGKVASATARHTPIKTQKAQQSSMNKSATLDNGITREDGRYALPSTTLIDLPKGYRPSNDEEYMNPKHLAYFRNKLREWREQLVEESRQTMENLRDEVRDVGDEAERATRETENSLELRTRDRYRKLISKIDKALRRIEEGRYGYCEETDEEIGLERLDARPIATLSLDAQERREHLQKQMGD; encoded by the coding sequence ATGGCGAAAACGACGCGTAGTGCGACAGCCACCAAGCCGCAGAAGGGAAAGCCTGCCGGCAAGGTGAAAGACGTCAAGGCAGCCAAGAAGGCCGCTGCCGGGCGTAGTGCGGCCCCGGCCAAGGCCGCTGCTGCAAAGAAACCGGCTGCCAAGAAGGCGCCGGTGAAGAAGGTTGCCGCCGCCAAGAAGCCTGCCGCCAAGAAGGTCGTCGCCAAGGCCCCGGCCAAGAGCGTCGCCAAGAAGGCGGCTCCCAAGCCCGTGGCCAAGAAGGCGGTGCCGGCGAAAAAGCCGGTCGTCGCCAAGAAGATCGAAAAGCCGGTCGCCAAGAAGGTTGCGGCGCCCGCCAAGAAACAACCGCCCAAGTCGGTGACCAAGCCGGTGAAGCCGGCTCCCGCACCGGTAAAGGCGGAGACCAAGGCCGCCCCCGCCAAGGCAGCCAGCGCCGCTCCCGCCAAGCAGCCCGCAGCTGCGCGGCAGGCGGCACCGGCCCCGGTCAAGGCAGCCCCGGTTTCCCCCGCGGCGCCGGCCAAGCCGGCCGCTTCGCCCCTCATGGGCAAGGTGGCCAGTGCGACCGCGCGACATACCCCCATTAAAACTCAGAAAGCCCAGCAGTCCTCGATGAACAAATCTGCAACTCTCGACAATGGCATCACCCGCGAAGACGGCCGTTACGCGCTGCCTTCTACCACGCTGATCGATCTGCCCAAGGGTTATCGCCCCTCGAACGACGAGGAGTACATGAACCCCAAGCATCTCGCCTACTTCCGCAACAAGTTGCGCGAATGGCGTGAACAGCTGGTGGAAGAGTCGCGCCAGACCATGGAGAACCTGCGTGACGAGGTGCGTGACGTGGGCGACGAAGCCGAGCGCGCCACCCGCGAGACCGAAAACTCGCTGGAACTGCGCACGCGCGATCGTTACCGCAAGCTGATCTCCAAGATCGACAAGGCACTGCGCCGCATCGAGGAAGGTCGCTACGGCTACTGCGAGGAAACCGACGAGGAAATCGGCCTGGAGCGTCTCGACGCCCGTCCGATCGCCACCCTGTCGCTGGATGCGCAGGAGCGTCGCGAGCATCTGCAGAAGCAGATGGGCGACTGA
- a CDS encoding SufE family protein, protein MNAIATPNADQAQQDIVDEFAFFGDWTERYQYLIDLGKQLPEFPEDLKIEDYRVHGCQSMVWLVPSGNADKLHFQATSDSAIVSGLIALVLRVYSDRSARDIIATEPRFIEAIGLAKHLSPTRSNGLAAMLAKIKAYAAAALRA, encoded by the coding sequence ATGAATGCCATCGCCACTCCCAACGCCGACCAGGCGCAGCAAGACATCGTCGACGAATTTGCCTTCTTTGGTGACTGGACCGAGCGCTACCAGTACCTGATCGACCTGGGCAAACAACTGCCTGAATTCCCCGAAGACCTGAAGATCGAGGACTACCGCGTCCACGGCTGCCAGTCGATGGTGTGGCTGGTGCCCAGCGGCAACGCCGACAAGCTCCACTTCCAGGCCACCAGCGACTCCGCCATCGTGTCGGGCCTGATCGCCCTGGTGCTGCGCGTGTACTCCGACCGCTCAGCCCGCGACATCATCGCCACCGAGCCGCGCTTCATCGAAGCGATCGGCCTGGCGAAGCATCTTTCGCCCACCCGCTCCAACGGCCTGGCCGCCATGCTGGCGAAGATCAAGGCGTACGCGGCGGCGGCGCTGCGGGCCTGA
- the cysS gene encoding cysteine--tRNA ligase, which produces MPISLHNNLTRRVETFAPLDPNRVTMYLCGPTVYNYVHIGNARGPVVFDVLAKLLRRHYPNVVYARNITDVDDKINAAAQQLGVGIESITTRYAQAYREDMAKLGIAPPDVEPYATAHIPQIITMIERLIASGHAYAAEGHVLFEVESFPAYGALSGRDPEELLAGARVEVAPYKKSPGDFVLWKPSTPDLPGWDSPWGRGRPGWHIECSAMSEAHLGDTIDIHAGGVDLQFPHHENEIAQSTCAHGGKVFARFWLHNGMLTFSGRKMSKSLGNVMLVHELLKEHPPEALRLLLLRGHYRQPLDWSEGAITQSISTLDGWYRVLRDLADVDVDTTHLPIPATVEAALCDDLNTPQALAELSQLADEARQSGSPAAKAALLGAGAVLGLLQQDPESWFKQAGGANEVDEARIEALLEERRAARAAKDFKRADAIREELTAMGIAIEDGAQGTRWSVVKG; this is translated from the coding sequence ATGCCGATTTCGCTGCACAACAACCTGACGCGCCGCGTGGAAACGTTCGCCCCGCTCGACCCCAACCGGGTCACCATGTACCTGTGCGGGCCGACCGTCTACAACTACGTGCACATCGGCAACGCGCGCGGCCCGGTGGTGTTCGACGTGCTGGCCAAACTGCTGCGGCGCCACTATCCCAACGTGGTTTACGCCCGCAACATCACCGACGTCGATGACAAGATCAATGCCGCCGCCCAACAGCTGGGCGTGGGCATCGAGAGCATTACCACCCGCTACGCCCAGGCGTACCGCGAGGACATGGCGAAGCTGGGCATTGCCCCACCGGACGTGGAACCGTACGCCACGGCGCATATCCCGCAGATCATCACCATGATCGAGCGCCTGATCGCCAGCGGCCACGCCTACGCCGCCGAAGGCCACGTGCTGTTCGAGGTGGAGTCGTTCCCGGCCTATGGCGCGCTTTCGGGCCGAGACCCCGAGGAACTGCTGGCTGGCGCCCGCGTCGAGGTGGCCCCGTACAAGAAGAGCCCCGGCGATTTCGTGCTGTGGAAGCCCTCCACGCCCGACCTGCCCGGCTGGGACAGCCCCTGGGGTCGCGGCCGACCCGGCTGGCACATCGAGTGCTCCGCCATGAGCGAAGCCCACCTGGGCGATACCATCGACATCCACGCCGGCGGCGTCGACCTGCAGTTCCCGCACCACGAAAACGAGATCGCCCAGTCCACCTGCGCCCACGGCGGCAAGGTCTTTGCGCGCTTCTGGCTGCACAACGGCATGCTGACCTTCAGCGGCCGCAAGATGTCCAAGTCACTGGGCAACGTGATGCTCGTGCACGAGCTGCTCAAGGAGCATCCGCCCGAAGCCCTGCGCCTGCTGCTGCTGCGCGGCCACTACCGCCAGCCGCTGGACTGGTCCGAAGGCGCCATCACGCAGTCGATCAGCACGCTCGATGGCTGGTACCGCGTGCTCCGCGACCTGGCCGATGTCGACGTCGACACGACCCACCTGCCCATTCCCGCCACCGTTGAGGCCGCATTGTGCGACGACCTCAATACGCCGCAGGCGCTTGCAGAGCTGTCCCAACTGGCCGATGAAGCGCGCCAGTCCGGCAGCCCGGCAGCCAAGGCCGCCCTGCTTGGCGCAGGCGCAGTGCTCGGGCTGCTGCAGCAGGATCCCGAGAGCTGGTTCAAGCAGGCCGGTGGCGCGAACGAAGTGGACGAGGCACGCATCGAGGCTTTGCTGGAAGAGCGCCGCGCTGCGCGTGCGGCGAAGGACTTCAAGCGTGCCGACGCCATTCGCGAGGAACTGACGGCGATGGGTATCGCCATTGAGGATGGCGCCCAGGGCACGCGATGGAGTGTGGTCAAGGGTTGA
- a CDS encoding glycine zipper 2TM domain-containing protein, which produces MTKWLFPALVLSLVTTGVFAQDARYQNQNDDNTHYGWADVLRVDPVYGVARTEVPRQECYDQQVVRQTPSQGSAAGTILGAVVGGVLGSTVGKGNGRTAATVGGAVVGGAVGNGVTQSGGGEYETTETHCRQVSAVSEQRRIMGYDVEYRYRGEVYLSRLNYDPGERLRVRVSVSPAD; this is translated from the coding sequence ATGACCAAGTGGTTGTTCCCCGCGCTGGTGCTGTCCCTGGTGACCACCGGCGTATTTGCGCAGGACGCGCGGTACCAGAATCAAAACGACGACAACACCCACTATGGATGGGCGGATGTGTTGCGCGTCGACCCGGTGTATGGCGTGGCACGTACCGAAGTGCCGCGGCAGGAATGTTATGACCAGCAGGTGGTGCGCCAGACGCCCAGCCAGGGTTCGGCCGCGGGCACCATTCTTGGTGCGGTGGTGGGCGGCGTGCTGGGCAGCACGGTGGGCAAAGGCAATGGCCGTACCGCGGCCACCGTGGGCGGCGCGGTCGTCGGCGGTGCGGTGGGCAACGGCGTCACCCAGTCGGGTGGCGGCGAATACGAGACCACCGAGACCCATTGCCGCCAGGTGAGCGCGGTGAGCGAGCAGCGCCGCATCATGGGTTACGACGTGGAATACCGTTACCGGGGCGAGGTATACCTGTCCCGCCTCAACTACGACCCCGGCGAGCGCCTGCGCGTGAGGGTGAGCGTTTCTCCCGCCGACTGA
- a CDS encoding N-acetylornithine carbamoyltransferase, which yields MTLRHFLTTQDYSRAEIDALLDEAAAFKRSPRGQQLAGKSVALMFFNPSMRTRTSFELGAFHLGGHAIVLAPGKDAWPIEFEVGTVMDGDTEEHIAEVARVLSRYVDLIAVRAFPKFQDWKVDREDNVIKAFAKYATVPVINMETITHPCQELAHALALKEHLGNLQNKKYVLTWTYHPKPLNTAVANSALLIATKMGMDVTLLCPTPDYVLDERYMAFGYQNAKENGGSLKVSHDIEDAYRGADVVYAKSWGALPFFGQWDKEKPIRDANKHFIVDEAKMALTNNGLFSHCLPLRRNVKATDAVMDSPACIAVDEAENRLHVQKAVMASLIGQR from the coding sequence ATGACGCTCCGCCACTTTCTGACCACCCAGGATTACAGCCGCGCCGAGATCGACGCGTTGCTCGATGAAGCCGCGGCCTTCAAGCGCTCCCCCCGCGGCCAGCAGCTGGCCGGCAAGTCGGTAGCGCTGATGTTCTTCAACCCGTCGATGCGCACCCGCACCAGCTTCGAGCTGGGTGCGTTCCATCTGGGCGGCCACGCCATCGTGCTGGCGCCGGGCAAGGATGCATGGCCGATCGAGTTCGAGGTCGGCACCGTGATGGACGGCGATACCGAGGAGCACATCGCGGAAGTCGCCCGCGTGCTGTCGCGCTACGTGGACCTGATCGCCGTGCGCGCCTTCCCCAAATTCCAGGACTGGAAGGTGGATCGCGAGGACAACGTCATCAAGGCGTTCGCCAAGTACGCCACGGTGCCGGTGATCAACATGGAAACCATCACCCACCCCTGTCAGGAGCTGGCGCACGCACTGGCGCTGAAGGAGCACCTGGGCAACCTGCAGAACAAGAAGTACGTGCTCACCTGGACGTACCACCCCAAGCCGCTCAACACGGCCGTCGCCAACTCCGCGCTGCTGATCGCCACCAAGATGGGCATGGACGTGACCCTGCTGTGCCCCACGCCGGACTACGTGCTCGACGAGCGCTACATGGCCTTCGGCTATCAGAACGCGAAGGAAAACGGCGGTTCGCTCAAGGTGAGCCACGACATCGAGGACGCCTATCGCGGCGCCGACGTCGTCTACGCCAAGAGCTGGGGCGCATTGCCGTTCTTCGGCCAGTGGGACAAGGAAAAGCCCATCCGCGACGCCAACAAGCACTTCATCGTGGACGAGGCAAAGATGGCGCTGACCAACAACGGCCTCTTCAGCCACTGCCTGCCGCTGCGCCGCAACGTCAAGGCCACGGACGCGGTGATGGATTCGCCTGCCTGCATCGCCGTCGATGAAGCAGAGAACCGCCTGCACGTGCAGAAGGCGGTGATGGCCTCGCTGATCGGCCAGCGCTGA